A genomic region of Elaeis guineensis isolate ETL-2024a chromosome 9, EG11, whole genome shotgun sequence contains the following coding sequences:
- the LOC105037561 gene encoding G-type lectin S-receptor-like serine/threonine-protein kinase LECRK4: protein MASAISYILFLSIFSSAFALGAAQPRQSNISLDTSLRPTANPTSWQSPNGRFAFGFYPEGTGFSIGIWLVASPENSTVIWTADRDDPPVTKDAVLKLTNEGLKLLLQHSEGRLISNLSTGNDASMLDSGNFVIYDSNFNVIWETFDNPTDTIMAGQELHSGSKLVSSASETNHSSGKFQLSMQTDGNLVLYPVASPDRPEDSYYSSGTYGDGYLSLYLDDKGWLYLHQGNVASNLTSGYRNGTALVYRATLGVDGIFRLYSHDFELNTEQELKKFPEVTDPCAVKGACGMNSYCTSANGQVVCSCLPGFDYLDANRTSNGCRRNFTASGCYSNDDNTTYMSTLDNVAWMDGSYADSLSVTSDEACSDACLSDCKCDAALFKDNTCSKQVFPLRYGIRDDSTTTFIKLANISAGGWSVINSRPESPSVAPVIIIRRKFSVKISIVSAAIIACIISSLAALIFFFYRYRAGRYGRLWRNKEPALVDEIAPRPFSYHELREATDGFKEKLGKGAFGTVFKGTLPRGQRVIAVKRLEKVVDEGEREFRTEMRTIGRTHHKNLVRLLGFCDEGTNRLLVYEYMSNGSLADLIFKADGQPGWDERVKIALDIARGIHYLHEDCETRIIHCDIKPQNILMDDNWTAKISDFGLAKLLMPSQTRTFTGIRGTRGYLAPEWHKNAPITVKADVYSFGIVLLELVCCRKNMELEAEEDAIILLDCVHNCFMDGELEKLVPDEVDMTELNRLVKLGLCCTHSEPGSRPSMKNVVMMLEGNADISVPPPPGFSS from the coding sequence ATGGCTTCAGCAATATCCTACATCCTGTTCCTCTCGATCTTCTCATCAGCGTTTGCACTGGGAGCAGCTCAACCAAGGCAGTCCAACATAAGCTTGGACACCTCTCTCCGTCCCACCGCCAACCCTACATCATGGCAGTCACCAAATGGGCGTTTCGCCTTCGGATTCTACCCAGAAGGCACGGGCTTCTCCATTGGAATATGGCTCGTGGCATCTCCTGAAAACTCCACTGTTATATGGACAGCAGACCGAGATGATCCACCGGTGACCAAAGATGCTGTATTGAAGCTAACTAATGAAGGGCTCAAGCTCCTCCTCCAACACTCAGAAGGGAGGCTCATCTCCAACCTTTCCACAGGCAACGATGCTTCCATGCTCGATTCCGGGAACTTCGTCATCTATGACTCTAACTTTAATGTCATATGGGAAACCTTTGACAATCCAACGGACACAATCATGGCAGGTCAAGAGCTGCACTCCGGATCTAAGCTCGTTTCCAGCGCATCAGAAACCAACCACTCGAGTGGGAAGTTTCAGCTCAGCATGCAGACTGATGGGAACCTCGTTCTATATCCTGTGGCATCACCAGATCGTCCAGAGGATTCTTACTATTCCTCCGGAACATATGGAGATGGCTATCTGAGCTTATATCTCGATGATAAAGGTTGGCTCTACCTGCACCAGGGCAATGTCGCATCCAATCTAACGAGCGGCTACCGGAACGGGACAGCACTAGTGTACCGTGCAACGCTTGGTGTGGATGGGATCTTTCGGTTATATTCTCACGATTTCGAGTTAAACACAGAACAGGAATTGAAGAAATTCCCAGAAGTAACAGATCCGTGTGCGGTCAAGGGAGCCTGTGGTATGAACAGCTACTGCACTTCCGCAAATGGACAAGTGGTATGCTCTTGTTTGCCTGGTTTCGATTATCTTGATGCTAACAGGACATCGAACGGATGCAGAAGGAACTTCACGGCCTCTGGTTGCTACTCGAACGATGATAACACGACATACATGTCCACTCTGGACAACGTAGCATGGATGGATGGTTCCTATGCTGATTCACTGTCTGTAACAAGCGATGAAGCTTGCAGTGATGCATGTTTGAGTGACTGTAAATGTGATGCCGCTCTGTTTAAAGACAATACGTGCAGCAAACAGGTGTTTCCATTGAGATATGGGATCAGAGATGACTCCACCACGACATTCATCAAGCTGGCTAACATAAGCGCTGGAGGATGGTCTGTAATTAATAGCCGTCCAGAAAGCCCTTCTGTAGCTCCCGTTATTATTATCAGGCGAAAGTTTAGCGTTAAGATTTCGATTGTGTCAGCGGCTATTATTGCTTGTATAATTTCTTCCTTGGCTGCTTTAATTTTCTTCTTTTATAGGTATCGAGCTGGAAGGTACGGAAGGTTGTGGAGAAATAAAGAACCAGCTCTGGTGGACGAAATAGCACCCAGACCTTTTTCCTACCATGAGTTGAGGGAAGCGACCGATGGTTTCAAGGAAAAGCTAGGTAAGGGAGCCTTTGGAACTGTCTTTAAGGGGACCTTGCCTCGTGGTCAAAGAGTAATAGCGGTAAAAAGACTTGAGAAGGTGGTGGATGAAGGAGAAAGAGAGTTCCGAACAGAGATGAGGACAATTGGAAGAACTCACCACAAGAACTTGGTAAGACTGCTTGGCTTCTGTGATGAAGGTACTAACAGGCTCTTAGTCTATGAATACATGAGCAACGGATCGCTTGCAGACCTCATCTTTAAGGCTGACGGACAGCCAGGTTGGGATGAGCGGGTAAAGATTGCGTTAGATATAGCTAGAGGGATCCATTATCTGCATGAGGATTGTGAAACTCGTATCATACATTGTGACATAAAACCTCAAAACATACTGATGGATGACAATTGGACGGCAAAGATATCAGATTTTGGGTTAGCAAAGTTGTTGATGCCAAGTCAGACCAGAACATTTACGGGCATTAGAGGGACAAGGGGTTACCTTGCACCAGAATGGCACAAGAATGCGCCGATAACGGTGAAGGCAGATGTCTACAGCTTTGGCATTGTATTGCTCGAACTCGTATGCTGCAGGAAAAATATGGAATTGGAAGCTGAAGAAGATGCAATCATTCTTCTGGACTGCGTCCATAACTGCTTTATGGATGGAGAGTTGGAGAAGCTCGTGCCTGATGAAGTAGATATGACAGAGTTGAATAGGCTTGTCAAACTGGGGCTCTGCTGCACTCACTCAGAACCGGGTTCTCGGCCTAGTATGAAGAATGTGGTGATGATGCTGGAAGGGAATGCAGACATATCAGTTCCCCCACCACCTGGATTTAGTTCCTGA